The following proteins are encoded in a genomic region of Rubrobacter xylanophilus DSM 9941:
- a CDS encoding HipA family kinase, with amino-acid sequence MLRTVTVTRYVAPLREGGSLPAIVEADDLGTYVLKFRGAGQGRKALVAEIAAGELARSLGLTVPEIVLAELDPELARPEPDPEIQDLIRASAGLNVALDYLPGSLGFDPLADAPDPLLASRILWFDALVANVDRTVHNPNLLVWHGRLWLIDHGAALYFHHTWKGWEEAARRPYAAARDHALLPFAAALREADEMMSARISPAMLDGILGLVPDAWLRDEPGFADAQEVRAAYREYLLGRLEEPREWVDRLEEAHAQAV; translated from the coding sequence TTGCTGCGCACGGTAACCGTAACGAGGTACGTAGCGCCGCTGCGCGAGGGCGGGTCGCTGCCGGCCATCGTCGAGGCCGACGACCTGGGCACCTACGTCCTGAAGTTCCGGGGGGCGGGCCAGGGCCGCAAGGCGCTCGTCGCCGAGATAGCCGCCGGGGAGCTCGCGCGCTCCCTGGGGCTCACGGTGCCGGAGATTGTCCTGGCCGAGCTGGACCCGGAGCTCGCCCGCCCCGAGCCCGACCCGGAGATACAGGACCTCATCCGGGCGAGCGCGGGCCTTAATGTGGCGCTGGACTACCTGCCGGGCTCTCTGGGCTTCGACCCCCTCGCCGACGCCCCCGACCCCCTGCTCGCCTCGCGCATCCTGTGGTTCGACGCCCTGGTGGCCAACGTGGACCGCACCGTGCACAACCCCAACCTCCTGGTCTGGCACGGGCGGCTGTGGCTCATAGACCACGGCGCGGCGCTGTACTTCCACCACACCTGGAAGGGCTGGGAGGAGGCGGCCCGCAGGCCCTACGCCGCGGCCCGCGACCACGCTCTCCTCCCCTTCGCCGCCGCCCTGCGCGAGGCGGACGAGATGATGTCCGCGAGGATCTCGCCGGCCATGCTGGACGGCATACTCGGGCTCGTCCCGGACGCCTGGCTGCGCGACGAGCCGGGCTTCGCGGACGCGCAGGAGGTGCGCGCCGCCTACCGGGAGTACCTGCTGGGCCGCCTGGAGGAGCCCAGGGAGTGGGTGGACCGCCTGGAGGAGGCGCATGCGCAGGCTGTTTGA
- a CDS encoding TIGR00730 family Rossman fold protein yields MPREEERREPFRRPGRGARSTEDERMLRPPYPEEAAFVRTDTWRVLRIMGEFVEGFEELAGLGPAVTFFGSARVDPADPMYAAAVETARLLGEAGFAIITGGGPGIMEAGNRGAREAGVPSVGLNIELPYEQGCNPFVDLPIEFRYFFVRKTMFVKYAQAFVIFPGGFGTMDELFEALTLIQTGKVRDFPVILFGSDYWRGMCGWLREVVLEDGKISRADMDLLALTDSPEEVRELVMASARERARVEEEARRETRRTAGEGR; encoded by the coding sequence GTGCCGCGCGAGGAGGAGAGAAGGGAGCCTTTCCGGAGGCCCGGGCGGGGGGCGCGCTCCACCGAAGACGAGCGGATGCTCCGGCCGCCCTACCCCGAGGAGGCGGCCTTTGTCCGGACCGACACCTGGCGGGTGCTCAGGATCATGGGGGAGTTCGTCGAGGGGTTCGAGGAGCTCGCCGGGCTGGGGCCCGCGGTCACCTTCTTCGGTTCTGCGCGTGTGGACCCCGCAGACCCCATGTACGCCGCCGCGGTGGAGACCGCCCGCCTTCTGGGGGAGGCCGGCTTCGCCATCATCACCGGCGGGGGGCCCGGCATCATGGAGGCCGGCAACCGGGGAGCCCGCGAGGCGGGGGTGCCCTCGGTGGGCCTGAACATCGAGCTGCCCTACGAGCAGGGGTGCAACCCCTTCGTGGACCTGCCCATAGAGTTCAGGTACTTCTTCGTCCGCAAGACCATGTTCGTGAAGTACGCCCAGGCCTTCGTCATCTTCCCCGGCGGCTTCGGCACGATGGACGAGCTCTTCGAGGCGCTCACCCTCATCCAGACCGGCAAGGTCCGCGACTTCCCGGTCATCCTCTTCGGCAGCGACTACTGGCGGGGCATGTGCGGCTGGCTGCGCGAGGTGGTGCTCGAGGACGGCAAGATCTCCAGAGCGGACATGGACCTCCTCGCGCTGACGGACTCGCCGGAGGAGGTGCGCGAGCTTGTCATGGCCTCCGCCCGCGAGCGCGCCCGCGTGGAGGAAGAGGCGCGGCGGGAGACGCGCCGGACCGCCGGGGAGGGGAGGTAG
- a CDS encoding roadblock/LC7 domain-containing protein: MTENPESREGRDLERVLADLRALSPDIRSCAVLTREGRLLGSSHPEGVDRERARAMLEALVGLVDEVARENGKERALQARVRTELGHVLLVRLEGGAVLAATTGLDARVGLALYDMRNARSEVERAAKEAA; encoded by the coding sequence GTGACCGAGAATCCCGAGAGCAGAGAGGGGAGGGACCTGGAGCGGGTGCTGGCCGACCTCCGGGCGCTCTCCCCGGACATCCGGTCCTGCGCGGTGCTCACGCGGGAGGGGAGGCTTTTGGGGTCTTCCCACCCTGAGGGGGTGGACCGCGAGCGCGCGCGAGCGATGCTCGAGGCCCTGGTCGGGCTCGTGGACGAGGTGGCGCGGGAGAACGGCAAGGAGCGGGCGTTGCAGGCCAGGGTGCGGACGGAGCTGGGCCACGTGCTGCTGGTGCGCCTGGAGGGTGGCGCGGTCCTCGCGGCGACGACCGGGCTCGACGCGAGGGTGGGGCTTGCGCTCTACGACATGCGCAACGCCCGCTCCGAGGTAGAGCGCGCCGCGAAGGAGGCGGCGTGA
- the xerC gene encoding site-specific integrase, which yields MTKRRGNGEGSISRHPKRDLWMVRYTVETPSGTKRKTAYGKTRAEVRDKLAKAMSDRADGLLYDDKNMTVGEYLDRWLKGSVRGSVRQSTFDRYEIAVRVHLKPALGRHKLRKLTPAHVAALYQDRLDAGYAPASVNKLHVTLHKALDQAVRWHMVPRNVAEVVKAPRPTAREEMRTLSAGETRRLLEAARGDRLEALYVLAVTTGMRQGELLALKWQDVDLENATVSVRRTITKSGGRLLLGEPKTSKGRRTIHLTGPAVQALREHLSRQMQEIQHLGDLYRDEGFIFTSESGTLINPSNLRQRSFTPLLKKARLPQIRFHDLRHTCATLLLSRNVHPKYVQELLGHSNIAITLDTYSHVIPGMGDHTARAMEDVLQ from the coding sequence GTGACGAAGAGGCGCGGTAATGGGGAGGGTTCGATCTCCCGCCACCCGAAGAGGGATCTGTGGATGGTCCGATACACGGTCGAGACGCCGAGCGGCACCAAGCGCAAGACCGCCTACGGCAAGACGCGGGCGGAGGTCCGCGACAAGCTGGCGAAGGCGATGTCGGATCGCGCCGACGGCCTCCTCTACGACGACAAGAACATGACCGTTGGTGAGTACCTCGACAGGTGGCTCAAGGGCTCTGTGCGCGGCTCCGTTCGGCAGAGCACCTTTGACCGCTACGAGATCGCCGTCCGCGTCCATCTCAAGCCCGCCCTTGGCAGGCACAAGCTCAGGAAGCTCACCCCCGCCCACGTCGCCGCCCTTTACCAGGACCGCCTCGACGCCGGCTATGCTCCCGCGTCCGTCAACAAGCTCCACGTCACGTTGCACAAGGCCCTCGACCAGGCTGTCAGGTGGCACATGGTCCCGCGCAACGTCGCCGAGGTAGTCAAGGCTCCCAGGCCCACCGCCAGAGAAGAGATGCGAACCCTCTCCGCCGGGGAGACGCGCCGCCTGCTCGAAGCCGCGCGCGGCGACCGTCTCGAAGCCCTCTACGTGCTCGCCGTAACCACCGGCATGCGCCAGGGGGAGCTCCTAGCCCTCAAATGGCAGGATGTGGATCTGGAGAACGCCACCGTGAGCGTCCGGCGCACCATCACCAAGAGCGGGGGCAGGTTGCTCCTCGGCGAACCGAAAACGAGCAAGGGCCGCCGCACCATCCATCTCACCGGGCCCGCCGTCCAGGCGCTCCGCGAGCACCTGTCCCGGCAGATGCAGGAGATCCAACACCTCGGCGACCTCTACCGGGACGAAGGCTTCATCTTCACCAGCGAGAGCGGTACTCTGATCAACCCTTCCAACCTGCGTCAACGGTCCTTCACCCCGCTACTCAAAAAGGCCAGGCTGCCCCAGATCCGCTTCCACGACCTCAGGCACACCTGCGCCACGCTCCTCCTCTCCCGCAACGTCCACCCCAAATACGTCCAGGAGCTTCTCGGCCACTCAAACATCGCCATCACCCTCGACACCTACAGCCACGTCATACCGGGCATGGGCGACCATACCGCGAGGGCGATGGAAGACGTGCTACAGTAG